DNA sequence from the Paraburkholderia hospita genome:
AGATCGCCGCGCTCGTGTAGCCCTCGTGAGCCATTAACGCGATGCGTGCCCGTGTCACATCGCGTTGTGCAGCCGTCGTGCGTCGGATCAGCGACTGCAGCTCCTGTCTTTCCTTCCTGGCCAGCTTCACTGGCGTTGCATGGCGTCCTCGACTCATACCGCCAGGATAAACCATGCAATCAATTATTAAAAGTAATTGCGGGATGTTGTACTAGTGTCTATAGCCTTACCCTCGCCCGTCAGCTTTTACGGTTTCCAAAAGAAATCGGCACAGTCGAAACCCATATTAAGGATGCCAAACTTACCTGGACACCGAACTTTTGTTCGGGAAGCAACGGAACACTTGTCCATCGACTTGTTGACGGACCGGTAGCACAATGTAGCGCATGCTGAAGCGGATGCCCGGAGGCCTTCTATGAGGTCCTGTGCTCAAAAACGACGTGATTCTGACGCCGACGGAACGACTGGGGGCAGCAGATTACCGGGTATTAGTGAAACGATTCAGACAACCGGGCGCCGCCGACTCGCTGAATTTGTGAATTTTTTTCTTGGACCGGTTGCCGCACTGAGTGCCGAGCAAGATCTCCTCGTCAAACGCGAGTTGTTACGTTCACTGTCACGTCGAGCGGCATATTGGATCGCGCTGCTGTTGGGCGGAGGTTTGTTCTGGTTCGTATTTGGATTGTGGGATCCAAACTTCAGATTTGTATCTTTCTTCCGTACCGTCTGGATCTTCGGACTGTGGTCCATCGTCGCTCCGATGGCAGCATACCTGCTGAATAAGACAATGGCGCTCGCAAAGCACGCCGGCGTCAACGCGATCGAACGGATGCACTGGGAATGGACTGCACTGGTCATACTGACATCGTTTTGGTGGGCGGCGGCCAGCTTTGGGCTAGTCCCACCCAACTACACGCACCCGCCCCTCCATGGTTATTATTTTAAATTGAATGGATATAACTTCGTCGAACTCACAATTATCAGCTATGCATTTGCTTTGTTACTGCTAGCACCCAGTCTTAGAGCTACCTTAGGTTCACTCATGTTCGGCGTTATCCCGTTCGGGTTCAGCGTGGCACCGATTTTTTTTACTAAACGGCCGGGAATGTTTGACTGGTATGCGGCTCTACTAGTTGGATATTTCTTCATGGCATGGTTTATTTGCAACGATCAGAAGCGCTCATGTGTAAACGAGGTAATTCTCGAAGAAGCGCGATCTCAGGCTGAAGCGGCAATTGCAGAAAAGAACCATTTCATCGCCGCGATAAGCCATGACTTGCGTCAGCCGCTCACCACGCTCGGCCTGAAGTTGAATTATCTTGGGCGAAACGTTGAATCGGCCCGGCTGGCCGAGGACGTCTCGATTGCGCAAAGACAGGTGGCTGCAATGGAAGGCATGATCAACGGCGCACTGGATATCAGCCGCCTCGAGTCCGGCACGTGGAATGTTGAAATTCAGGACGTGGTGCTGCCTTCCCTTCTACTCGACATCGTTGTGGATATGCAGCCGCTGGCCGAGGCCAAGGGGTTGAAGTTGGGATTCCATAGCCGCCCCTGTCTGGTCCGTACGGATCGACATGCACTGGACAGGATCGTCCGGAATATGGTGATCAATGCGGTCCGCTACACGCCTTCCGAACAGGGAGGAAAGAAAGGACATGTTCTGGTGAGCTGCCAAAGGCGTGGCAACCACGTGAAGATAAGCGTGTGGGACAACGGGATCGGTATCCCTGAAGACAGACAGGCGGATATCTTCAAAAGCTATGTACAGGTCGACAACCCCGAGAGAAATCGTGAGAAAGGATTCGGGTTGGGTCTGTCGATTGTCCAGGGTCTCGCGAACCTTCTTGGTCATAAACTGGACGTGGACTCGACACCAGGGCGGGGATCGCGTTTTTCCGTTACCGTCCCCTTCATAGGGCTCATACCGCCAGAATTGCACGAGGTTCAAACGGTTGAAAGCGACGACCCGGACCTGACCAATATGGTCGTGGTGATCATCGAGGACGATAGCGATTTGAGAGTCGAAATATCGATGCGCCTGATCGAGCAGGGATGCTATGTCGTGGCCGGCGAATCATCGCACGACGTCATCACGCAGTTGCGCATTGAGGCTTTGGCAAGTGGCCCGCACTTCATCCTCTCCGACTACCGGCTGGAACACGAGGACGGTATTGCTGCAATTGCGGCAGTCCGTACCGCTATCGACGCATCGATTCCTGCGATCCTGTGGTCGGGGGACACCTCGTCAGTGGTGCTCAAAAAAGTCGCCGCCAGCGGCATGCAATTTTTGTCGAAGCCGGTTTCGGAGCGGAGCCTGTTGACCATACTGGCGAAACACAAGCCAAAGGCATTGACCGAACACGGGTAACAAGGATGGAAGTCGCAAGAGCGTGTTTCGCCTCGCGCACTACCAGCCCCTGTCAGGCGAGTAATGGAACACCTGTCCGTCGACTGGCTGGCGGACCGTTAGCACAATGCAGTGCATGCTGAAGCTGATACCCGGAGGCTTTCCATGACATCCTGTACTCAAACACGACGTGAGTCTGACGAGAGCCTGAAGCACGGGGCCCGCAGATCACCGAGTGTGAGTGAAGCGGTTCAGACAACCTGGCACCGCAAACTCGCTGAATTTGTGAATCTATTTCTGGGACCAGTTGCAGCACTCAGTACCGGGCAGAATCTGCTTGTCAACCGCGAGTTATTGCGATCGCTTTCCCGTCGATCGGTGTGTTGGATCGTGCTACTGTCGGTTGGCAGCTCGCTCCTGTCCGTATATGGGGCGTGGATAAAAACTTCGTATATCTATATCTGTTTTCGCGCTGTCTGGGTTCTGGGAATGTGGGGAATGGCCGTTCCCATGGCAACATACTTACTGAAAAAGACAATGGCGCTCCCGAAGTACGCCGGTGTCAACGCGATCGAACGGATGCACTGGGAATGGACTGCACTGGTCATACTGACATCGTGCTGGTGGGCGGCAGGTAGCTTCGGATTAATCCCACCCGACTTCTCGAACCATGCTCCTTACATAAAATTGGCCAGATCTGGTTTCTTCGAGTATACGTTGATCAGCCATGCATTTACTTTGCTGCTGCTCGCACCTAGTCTCCGCGCGGCTTTGGGCTCACTCGTGCCCGGCTCTATGCCATTCTTGTTTAGTATCGTACCGCCGCTATTTGTTTATCGACCATGGATGCTTGTCTTTTATACGGCTCAGCTCATTGGCTTTTGTTTCATCGCATGGCTTATTTTCCATAATCAGAAACGCGCATGCGTAAAGGGGGTTATTCTTGATGAGGCGAGATCGCGGGCTGAAGCGGCAAAGGCGGAAAAGAACCAGCTTATCGCCGCGATAAGCCATGACTTGCGTCAGCCGCTCACCACGCTCGGCCTGAAGTTGAATTATCTTGGGCGAAACGTTGAATCGGCCCGGCTGGCCGAGGACGTCTCGATTGCGCAGAGACAGGTGGATGCGATGGAGGATATGATCAACGGTGCACTGGATATCTGCCGCCTCGAAGCGGGCACCTGGAATGTAGAAATTCAGGAAGTGGTGCTGCCTTCCCTTTTATTCGACATAGTTGTGGATATGCAGCCGCTGGCCGAGGCCAAGGGG
Encoded proteins:
- a CDS encoding ATP-binding response regulator gives rise to the protein MNFFLGPVAALSAEQDLLVKRELLRSLSRRAAYWIALLLGGGLFWFVFGLWDPNFRFVSFFRTVWIFGLWSIVAPMAAYLLNKTMALAKHAGVNAIERMHWEWTALVILTSFWWAAASFGLVPPNYTHPPLHGYYFKLNGYNFVELTIISYAFALLLLAPSLRATLGSLMFGVIPFGFSVAPIFFTKRPGMFDWYAALLVGYFFMAWFICNDQKRSCVNEVILEEARSQAEAAIAEKNHFIAAISHDLRQPLTTLGLKLNYLGRNVESARLAEDVSIAQRQVAAMEGMINGALDISRLESGTWNVEIQDVVLPSLLLDIVVDMQPLAEAKGLKLGFHSRPCLVRTDRHALDRIVRNMVINAVRYTPSEQGGKKGHVLVSCQRRGNHVKISVWDNGIGIPEDRQADIFKSYVQVDNPERNREKGFGLGLSIVQGLANLLGHKLDVDSTPGRGSRFSVTVPFIGLIPPELHEVQTVESDDPDLTNMVVVIIEDDSDLRVEISMRLIEQGCYVVAGESSHDVITQLRIEALASGPHFILSDYRLEHEDGIAAIAAVRTAIDASIPAILWSGDTSSVVLKKVAASGMQFLSKPVSERSLLTILAKHKPKALTEHG